The following are from one region of the Hemiscyllium ocellatum isolate sHemOce1 chromosome 26, sHemOce1.pat.X.cur, whole genome shotgun sequence genome:
- the LOC132828107 gene encoding olfactory receptor class A-like protein 1: MEGRSGVKGTLYLLLTVIGIPGNIIIIASLIHIAYYDHKLLAADAILSNLATVNLFVVLVRCIPETTAAFGLKQLFDDNGCKIVIFIYRTTRSLSIWMTCLLSGFQCISLIPVTPTWSTVKRQAPKYLGPVLVFLLLLNMSLSTPAILFSISSANNSTGNKHAVNLEYCFVRFPLQTVKLANGALQTSRDVIPIVLMILASAYILLVLYRHRLQVKEIRNSSNKQGSTMEIRAAKAVVTLVTLYVLFFGIDNILWIYTLTVARTMQTSLISDLRVFFSSLYASVSPIVIIISNRKVHNKLKCRKIKQEATYSETVS; the protein is encoded by the coding sequence ATGGAAGGAAGGAGTGGTGTCAAAGGTACACTCTACCTTCTGTTGACAGTGATTGGGATCCCAGGTAATATAATTATCATTGCATCACTCATCCACATTGCTTATTATGACCACAAGCTCCTTGCAGCAGATGCAATATTGTCCAATTTAGCTACTGTGAATTTGTTTGTGGTTCTGGTAAGATGTATCCCAGAAACCACAGCAGCATTTGGACTAAAGCAACTCTTTGATGACAATGGTTGTAAGATTGTAATTTTCATTTACAGAACCACCAGGTCTTTGTCAATCTGGATGACTTGTCTACTTAGTGGCTTTCAATGTATTAGTTTAATTCCAGTCACTCCAACTTGGTCCACTGTCAAAAGACAAGCACCAAAATACCTTGGTCCTGTTCTTGTGTTTTTGTTGCTGCTGAACATGTCCTTAAGTACTCCAGCTATATTATTCTCTATTTCCTCTGCAAATAACAGTACTGGCAATAAACACGCTGTGAATCTTGAGTACTGCTTTGTGAGATTCCCATTGCAGACAGTAAAGCTGGCTAATGGTGCACTACAGACCTCCAGAGATGTTATACCCATTGTGCTTATGATTCTTGCAAGTGCTTATATTTTACTAGTTCTGTACAGACACAGGCTGCAAGTAAAAGAGATTCGGAACTCAAGCAACAAGCAGGGATCTACAATGGAGATCCGAGCAGCAAAAGCAGTGGTTACTTTGGTTACCCTTTATGTTCTTTTCTTCGGAATTGACAACATTCTCTGGATTTACACCTTGACGGTCGCTAGAACAATGCAGACCTCTCTCATCTCAGATCTCCgagttttcttttcttctctgtATGCATCAGTCAGTCCTATTGTTATCATTATTTCGAATAGAAAAGTTCACAACAAATTGAAATGCAGAAAGATAAAACAGGAAGCAACGTATTCAGAAACTGTCTCGTGA